In Candidatus Methylomirabilota bacterium, a single genomic region encodes these proteins:
- a CDS encoding DinB family protein, producing MPAVAVGGRAVHGWNPPAYAALLGVAYAAAPKLAPEELGRRLDRILESAQELVRLFPAERMDWMPPERKRTLRDFGFHVFRVGLSFVDAMDMGELPERWFDEKAPADLGDGAAIARYGALVRGRIGGWFEGASPREFERVVQVYYGPQGGHELLERTTWHAAQHLRQLYVLAGRLGIAPPAPLPTNAFEGLPLPDALW from the coding sequence GTGCCCGCGGTCGCCGTCGGCGGCCGCGCGGTCCACGGCTGGAACCCGCCGGCCTACGCCGCGCTCCTCGGCGTCGCGTACGCGGCGGCGCCGAAGCTCGCGCCCGAGGAGCTCGGGCGGCGGCTCGACCGCATCCTCGAGTCCGCGCAGGAGCTCGTCCGCCTGTTCCCGGCGGAGCGCATGGACTGGATGCCGCCCGAGCGGAAACGGACGCTCCGCGACTTCGGCTTCCACGTCTTCCGCGTCGGGCTCTCGTTCGTGGACGCGATGGACATGGGCGAGCTCCCGGAGCGCTGGTTCGACGAGAAGGCGCCCGCCGACCTCGGCGACGGCGCGGCGATCGCGCGCTACGGCGCGCTGGTCAGGGGGCGGATCGGAGGCTGGTTCGAGGGCGCCTCGCCGCGCGAGTTCGAGCGCGTCGTCCAAGTCTACTACGGGCCGCAGGGAGGCCACGAGCTGCTCGAGCGGACGACGTGGCACGCCGCCCAGCACCTGCGCCAGCTCTACGTGCTCGCCGGCCGCCTCGGGATCGCGCCGCCGGCCCCGCTGCCGACGAACGCCTTCGAGGGCCTGCCGCTGCCCGACGCGCTCTGGTGA